Proteins encoded within one genomic window of Sulfurovum sp. XGS-02:
- a CDS encoding 4Fe-4S dicluster domain-containing protein produces the protein MKLGFLVDLNLCMGCKGCEVACKVENEVPLSTWRLRVKYIDIGTFPDTARSFTPLRCNHCENAPCERICPVSALHYLENGIVNVDSERCIGCAGCMMACPYGAIYMDPETNTADKCTYCAHRIESGMMPACVVACPVEANIFGDLDDDHSHISLYIMEHQGGVQVRKPEKHTNPTHFYVGGGNQTLNPLAHQRIEGYNLFNNVTHLEHVGDPNHGVIDRFLAPFVGHEKTDNNSFLDFDNTAHEQEGGH, from the coding sequence ATGAAATTAGGTTTCTTAGTTGACCTTAACCTATGTATGGGTTGTAAAGGTTGTGAGGTTGCTTGTAAAGTGGAAAATGAAGTTCCATTGAGTACTTGGCGTTTACGTGTAAAATATATTGATATCGGGACATTCCCGGATACTGCAAGATCTTTTACACCATTACGTTGTAACCATTGTGAAAACGCACCTTGTGAGCGTATCTGTCCGGTATCGGCATTACACTATTTAGAGAATGGTATTGTAAACGTTGACAGTGAGAGATGTATCGGTTGTGCTGGTTGTATGATGGCATGTCCTTATGGAGCGATCTATATGGACCCTGAAACAAATACAGCAGACAAATGTACTTACTGTGCGCACCGTATCGAGAGCGGTATGATGCCAGCATGTGTGGTTGCATGTCCTGTTGAAGCCAATATCTTTGGTGACCTTGATGATGACCATAGTCATATTTCACTGTATATTATGGAACATCAAGGTGGTGTACAAGTACGTAAACCAGAAAAACATACGAATCCGACACACTTCTATGTGGGTGGCGGTAACCAAACATTGAATCCTCTTGCACATCAGAGAATTGAAGGGTACAACCTATTTAACAATGTGACACACCTTGAACATGTTGGTGATCCAAACCATGGCGTTATAGATAGATTCCTTGCTCCATTTGTTGGACATGAAAAGACAGATAATAACAGTTTCTTAGATTTCGACAACACAGCACATGAACAAGAGGGAGGTCACTAA
- the nrfD gene encoding NrfD/PsrC family molybdoenzyme membrane anchor subunit: protein MVESSIHATQAVVTLDVALPGIIWGWMITLNMWAKSIGTGVIFLGAFLLYRHKKEDMPNLRWIMPVLSFVFLNIFLLFTLTDLHQPYRMVNIFLHPHWTSAITVGAWMASLFLLLITVMLVIGVADAFPGLGGKKCKLTAMARNNSAVYEKIFPFVVFLAIPVTLYTAIIMAESSARELWQAPAEVMQMMWAALMAGSSALIFVSNSWTKEARKDLALILAIATFFSFMMYMGEYFFSFKSSEAEATLAYVHAGGEYNIEFWFGMVLGFIIPFFIAMGNMKNENKTLLRFAAILALVGLYMAKDVWLKIPQMLPLS, encoded by the coding sequence ATGGTAGAAAGTTCAATTCACGCAACTCAAGCAGTTGTTACATTAGACGTCGCACTTCCAGGTATCATTTGGGGATGGATGATTACGCTTAATATGTGGGCAAAAAGTATTGGTACAGGTGTAATCTTCTTAGGTGCGTTCCTTCTTTATAGACATAAAAAAGAAGATATGCCAAACTTAAGATGGATCATGCCAGTGTTATCATTTGTATTTTTAAATATATTCTTACTCTTTACATTGACAGATCTTCACCAGCCGTACAGAATGGTAAATATTTTCTTACATCCACACTGGACATCAGCAATTACAGTTGGAGCATGGATGGCTTCATTGTTCCTCTTGCTTATTACTGTGATGTTGGTCATCGGTGTTGCAGACGCATTCCCAGGTCTTGGTGGTAAGAAATGTAAACTTACAGCAATGGCTAGAAATAACTCTGCTGTATATGAGAAGATCTTTCCATTTGTAGTATTTTTAGCTATTCCGGTGACACTTTATACTGCGATTATCATGGCAGAATCAAGTGCAAGAGAGTTATGGCAGGCACCTGCAGAAGTAATGCAAATGATGTGGGCAGCTCTTATGGCCGGTTCATCTGCACTTATTTTTGTATCAAACTCATGGACGAAAGAGGCTAGAAAAGATTTGGCTTTAATTCTTGCAATTGCTACATTCTTCTCTTTCATGATGTATATGGGTGAGTATTTCTTCTCATTCAAATCATCTGAAGCTGAAGCTACTCTTGCCTATGTACATGCTGGCGGTGAGTACAATATTGAGTTCTGGTTTGGTATGGTTCTAGGATTTATCATCCCGTTCTTTATCGCTATGGGCAATATGAAAAATGAGAATAAAACGCTGCTTAGATTTGCAGCTATATTGGCATTGGTTGGACTATACATGGCAAAAGATGTATGGCTTAAAATTCCACAAATGCTTCCGTTGAGTTAA